Below is a genomic region from Enoplosus armatus isolate fEnoArm2 chromosome 10, fEnoArm2.hap1, whole genome shotgun sequence.
ACGGCTGACCCTGCGGGGCCCGTCTATCTCCTGCATcacgtgtaaaaaaaaacaaaaaaaaaaaacaccccgaAAGACCGAAACGGCACCCTGCAGAGACTTGATCTCAGGCAGCGCGAGATTTCCTTCCACTTCAGCGGAGCCGCCGGCTGGTCTGTGCAGCTATTCTCGCGATGAGATAGGCGGTGTGTTTACAgcaaagacgtgtgtgtgtgtgtgtgtgtgtgtgtgaagttgtAAATGAACGCGCCCTAAAATTAAACTCATTCTAGCTCTGCACACTCAGCAAAGTCCAGTCAGAGTCGTCTCCTCTTATTATTACTGTCCTTCTCAGAGTTCATCAATTAGCCTTCGAGATAACATTGACTTAATGAACCGTTACTTTAGCTTGAATATTACTTCCCTTTTCCCAAATTAATGAGGCCACTAATTGTCCCAATTTGCGTGTGAAACCCCGGCATTAAAATGTCCCTCTTTGCTCAGTCGAACCACCTCCGGAGCTCCGGGTGTGTGAGGATAATTACAGAGTGCTCCCGACATCAAGAGGTTCACTGTTACTGGTGCACGACTGTGTGGAGAAAAAATGGAAACGCTCTATTGTTACGAAATTAAGGAgtctttaattaaaacacagagaggcaaaACGGTGGCTCATAGACCCTTCCCATTCAGCGTGTCAGTGCAGAGTTCAACTCAATagacctgtttgtttgtttgtttgtttgtttgttgttatataTTCATACATGATGAAAGCAATCTAAACGTTTAATAGGCTAATGGGAGGTCACGAGGAGAGAACacaataaaatcaacatttggAAAAGATGTTGGAAATTGTATGTATATGTGGCCTAGATATGTAATACTGAAATTCACATCAAACGCCATACTGTGAATGTTacagtgtttcattttatttatttatttgtgtgtggaGAGTGTAATCAAACCTTTGTTCATTTTGGCAATGCTGTATGGGTCCATGATTTCCAAATAATTTCCTATAAAACTGATTATGAGGAATATTGAGTGTTCAATTGGTAAACTTCCAATTAATTCATTCTAGTTAACTCCTGGATTAATCACGAGAGTCAGCAGGTCAGGTGAACTTGaaaaaattagatttttttgcCCACAACTCAacatatgaaaaataaatgaataataaatgaataggTACTTGGGTTTAAATGGAGCTGTTCTCTTGAGAAATTTCCTATTTCCCCTTTAATTAATACCAAATTACCACTTTTTTTCCCAGGGAACTTACTGGAAAATGATTACAAAATGACAGACCAGGAACATGTCTGAAGCCTAAGTGGTTTGCAGGGATGTCTTCTTACAAGGTGTTTTAATGTCTTGAGCAGGTGGACAAAGAGACGGTGACACAACACTTCAAACTAAAGcctcaaaatgaattaattatagATTGCTTGGGGCCCGGGTTCCCCAACTGTGGCTCCCCCCGGGACAGTTGAGGAGGTTTTAAGGCGTCCCCTGTGAAACGAGGACTGCTTTAATTTCACTATTAGGCCTGCTTAATTTACTGGAAATTAGAACAATGAGACGATGTGTTAATATGGGAgctgctctcactctctccattaTCAGCCCAcgagtaaaagaaaaaacgaacaaaacacacatgcagtatttaCAGTGTAGTTTCCACCAAACATTGGTTGAGAGGCATTTGCTACAACCACCTACACACGGCACATGTGTTGACACAAGGGGGTGCTGCTGCGGttggctgcttgtgttcagGGTTTGAATAGTTAAAGGTCAGATTAAACTGTTGGGCGTGTTGCCAGGTTCCATCACCAACGTCATCTAGCAGCTGCAGTTGTCTTTGGGACTCAGGTTGCCAAGTTGGTGACATATTGTGGAATCATTATTGGCTATGAATGGAGCTGTGAGGCTGCTGAGGCATTTTGTGTTAGCTACCATCTAGATATTATTGTGGTGCTGTATTTGACACTACAGCCTACCTGACAGTCTCTTAAATCCATTACTGAAGCACATAAatacttgtgtctgtgtgacaactccaaaaaaaacttgtttgttCCCGACTTAAGTCATTTGGACAGTTGTAAATACAAGTTTACAAGGAGCACTTAAAGGCAGAGAACTCACCGGTCCTCACTGTGAACAAATTGGTCCAAACTGTTTACATTCTGCTACAGTCAGCAGTGTTTACAGTCCACGTGTACCTGTTTTATCAGAAGGAGCCTGACCGTTCTGGGTTTCTGGTCACAGGGCCCGGTCTGGTTACACAAACATCTGAAGGATGGAGAGCCTGGCCAGAAGTTAGATGTTAACAGTGGAGTTGGCTGTAGCAGGTGGAGAAATCACTGCTTATAGTTTTGGTGAAATAAGCTACATTTGGttacaggtttaaaaaaaacatctggtaTCCAGCTGCTGACATTCTGTATGAGAAAAAACATGTAATACTGAGCAGAGATTGCTGAATCCCTTTATTTTGCTGCAGTTGattattgttttgcatttacaCAATGTAAAGTTCACAACTGTTAAACACTTGTACATTAAAAACGTTACACCAGCATATGTTCAACAGGTGCTGTGTTGTTGCTTCTCAGTGGATCACTTGTTTGCTGCCACTATGTTTTAGTATCACTTATCCACAGTGATGGAGAGTGACTATAtaggtacatttactcaggtacCGCACTTAAGCACAATGTTAtggtacttgtactttcctTTTATTGCACTTTATATACTATAGACTacatttctgagggaaataCTGCACTTTTTATTCCTCTAGATTTATTTGAGAGCTCatagttacaagttactttgcagattcagatttgaaatacaaaatgaatggAGGAGCCTCTAAAATATGGTACTACAAATTAAAGGCCCAAGCAGGCCTTGAAACGattaaagcagttaaaattagctccaccttcaccaaccacaacattaaaatatagCTTACACATTcaattgaaaaatataaaatactatTGTACTCAAAGGTGTGATTGTTGCTTTAACGTTTCATACTTTAAGTATCTTTTGCTGATTAGATTTTTTACTTAGTCTAAGTAAGATTTTGGATGtaggcttttacttgtaatgaagtacTTCTGCATTGTGGTAAATCCTACTGTCTCCACCACTGCCCAGCAGTAATTAGGGCAATCACTTACAGTGAACTCCTTCACTTGTAAGAGAGTGGGGGGGATCTTGAATATATAGCCCTGCAACGAGGCTTGGACCAGCACTGAAAGTTGCCATAactcgacccccccccccccccccccccccaaccccctctCCCTGCCTGGCGGGACACatcagtctctctcttgctgGAGGTCACTAGAAGTTGACCTTAGAAAATGTTCCTCACACCTCCTCGGCCGCCGCCTCTCCCCCGCTCACGCCCCGCACCAGATGGGAAGTGTAGCCGCATTTTTAAAGCCTGCACGCAGGGTTACAGGCTGTTGCGCTGGCAGTGGGGCTGAaggaatgaaatattcatgtcGCCCAAAAAATGAATGGACACCCCGGGACGGAGAGCGTGCCGATTTATTCAACTAAGACCAGGCCTCATTAAACTGCTGGCGGCGAGGCAGGTCACGGTGATTTTCTTTACCGGTGCTCGACCCcgactgtcacacacacacacacacacacacacacacacggggtgAGGGGGGCtgatagatagagagagaggggcactGAATGCTAAACTTGTCCAAGTCTCATCGCAGCATCTCAGCTCTCCCACCGGACAGGTCTGCCGGTGCTGAGGCGGCTGCTCTCCTGTAATTGATGACCTAATGAGTGATTAGCTCTCGTGTCGGAGCAGTGGCTGGCAGTGTGAACGCTCAGTTGTCGCTGCGCGCGGCATATGGGAGACGAGGGTGACACCGGTTGTGACACCGGTTGTGACAGaggtgtgtgtcttgtgtgagGAGCCCGGGGACAACAGCTGATAGGCACAGGGGCCACGTGACTAATCAAAATTTGTAGCCCGTTTTATCTGACTTGATTTGGTCTCACTTAGGATATAAAACCTGAATCGTCTGACGACGACGACGATACTGctgataacaacaataacaatagtaaTGGGACATATGCATGTTTTGATCCTTGTTTCTTGCCAAATGCTTCATAAATCGCCTTCAGACAACTTATCAGTTATCACTGCTGTGCCATAGACAGGTGTGTCTCAAGCCTTGCCTTCCACCTGTTGGTTTTATTATTCTTCTGCAAATAACCCGCGAAAGATTGTCCAccttttactgtttgtttgagAACAAACCTCAGTGCTGCCAGATCCCTCAAGGGTCAGACCCAATGAAGGAGTCAGTTCCTTGAGAAAGATGTCCACATGCATTTTCCATGGACTGGGAGCTATGGCGGAAGAGGATGATAGTaatggtaatgatgatgatgatgatatagccttgaattttttttttaaatgttaaccTTAAAATAccaaatcagaaatcagaaatagCTCCCGTAAAAAGATGAGTTTGgaggaaaaaacatgaaaaactctTTGAGTCCAAGCTGTACTaataaatgtaaacagtttTGGCATGCACACTTGTTACTTTATTTATGGAAAACTTTCATGATAAAGCCGACAGACATGCAGCCCGGACTTTACTGAACAGGTTCATTAGATCATCTTTTCCTGAGCTTTTCAAACATATAAGCCACGctcttaaatgattaattccTCCGGCTCCCCTCTGTGTGGGGACAATAACAAGGTCGTGATAGAGTTACAATGCACAATAGGAGAAAAAAAGTCGAGCTTTGTCTAATTGTTCCTTGACAGGGTCAGAGGGGATTGCGCGATTGGCTGCTGCCTCCTGAGGCTGCAGGGCTGTCAGAGCTGTTGGAGGGCTGGGAGTGACACCAAGGTGACCGAGAGGAGGCTGTATAAATTGCTGGCGCAGCGCAAACCACTCCAGAATCGAGGGCATCAGCCGGAGTCTTCCGTGTGACCTTTCCCTGCCGCGCACGACCACAGGCCATTACAGTGATGACTGCAAAAGCAGAGCTTTCGAGCTGGACGGAGTACCCAGAGGATTTCAACCTGCTGCAGCAGCGCAGCTTGACCCACATCAACTCCAAGACTTGGATTTCCTCTAACTCTCTCCATGCGTTCTCCGGGAGGGACGCGCACGGAGCTGCAGACGCGGGCCTCTCACTGGAGAAGCTTGTGCCCATGAGTAAACTTCCCGACTGCGTGTCCGCCGCATGCATCACAGAGCCGGACTCTGACAAGGCggcagagggaggcagggtgAGCCACTTTGCGCCCCAGAAACACAGGCGCGTAGCGGCCAACGccagggagagaaggaggatgcACGGCCTGAACAAAGCGTTTGACGAGCTGAGGAGCGTCATCCCCTCCCTGGAAAACGAGAGGAAGTTGTCCAAGTATGACACTCTCCAAATGGCGCAGATTTACATCACAGAGCTGTCGGAGCTCCTGGCCGGTGTGGTTCATCCGGAGTGCAGGAGTCCCCGTCCAGGCTCCGCGGACAAGACCTCCAGGAGGAATCTGATTCACTCTCTCCTGCCAGCAGTCACTGCGCAGCAGCAGACCCCGCTGCCCGGAGAACACCTTATAATACTTGGCTCTACATCTGACTTGGGGTCAAATATATCAACGACCTCTTCCAACAGCAGTGACGGGGAATCCTCGCACCTCAGTGACATGGAGGAAAGTCAGACTGGGAGACAATGACAGAGAACCACTAACTTTTCACTTCTAAAGAAGGAACCAGGAGGAGAGCTCCATCTTACAGCTTGTAGAAATGTTGAACATGTGAGATAGTCCTGTATATTCTCCTGTCAATTTGAATAGCGTAGATGTTGCACTGCCAAATGAAAAAAGCAGGTAAAACTACTGAGATCTTTTTTACTTCCTAAGGCCATGCTGAAACTCCCAGAGGCCTTTTTTATGCACTTTATGGCCTGAACCATCACTAAAGACAATTCCAGTGTCATTAGTGACATTTgtctaaattaaaaacaattattttgatatttatgtaAAACTATGTGGTATTTTTATGAGATTGTTTTGCTACAATAAAGATATACTTAAAACATGAGTGTGCATgttaagttgtttttgttgtttatgtcattttttagTCAGCAATGCATTGCCTTATACTGAGTTACATTTCAATATTTCTACCATGTGAGGCAGACTGAAGCGTCCTCGTCCCAAATATGCACCAAAACACAACTTGGGTTGTTGGTCTTTCCATGTTGCTGCAAAACTGTTGATTCATATGTGAGAAAACCCTCTTTATTCTCGTTACAACAGGGAATTTAGAAGAAAAAcgaaaaaaacatgaattagaAGAAGCAATGTTGTGTATCTCACTGACTGTAACAAggacacacttttttttttaaaaagttagtCCAACCGTCAGATGTTCATTCAGCTCACCAACTAATGGCAACGTCACAATAAAGATACAGCAGCACGTACAGCTTCTCTAACAGTGAAGCACAACAAGAATCGAATCCTCTTTCTGCAATAACAATCCACAGAATAAAATGGATTCcagatgtgttttcatacaACAGGCTACAGAcaaacagtggtggaagtgtcctgcattcaaaactagtaaaagtaaaagtattagcatgaaaagtaccaaaagtactcattatgcagaatggcccaaTGTTAGaataacatatattatattattggattataattattcatgcattaatgtgtaagcacCACTCATGTTACAGTTGGTAAAAGTGGATCTAATTTTAACTAGCTAGTGCTTTATGTACTACTGGTCAACTTAATccataaaaatacatcatcatttattagttgcttatattttgtattaatatgaCTAAAAATGTCAAGTAGAATATTTGCCTCTGGGATGAAGTGGAGTAGCaatataaagtaacataaaatggaaatactgaagtacaagtacctcaataTTGTACTtgtaagtacagtattttattacacatacttacattccaccactgtagataaacacacaaacatctgcaagCCAAGATCTGCTGCCTAACGTTCCCAGTGGAGGGGAtttcaaagaaataaagaaactaATTAGGCTTCATGACAGTTTATCATGGTTAAATTGCTCCTTCTAGTCTGTCTGCTAACTAATAGCCTACTGAAAAAATGTGGGGCTGCCCGCTCCGGAGGGAAGAGGTGGCTGGAACTTTGCCAGGTCCTTGGAAATGATTTCTGCCAGCCTGTGTTTAAAACTGCCGGGGGCCTCTGTGGGGCTAACATGGGAAGAAGAGCTGACggcctcctccatctccttcatgTCATCCACTGCCTGAGCCTGTGCCTGTGCATTGTACCCTGGCTGGATGTAGTTAATCGCAGGGGGCTGACGCTGGTATCTGGGCTTGGGTGGGACGCTGGCAACAGATTGGGGAAGGGGGCAGGGAGGAGGCTGGAGAACAGGCTGAGGAAGGGGTGACGAGAAGGGCTGCAACTGAGGATTTAAGGGAGAATCAACTATTTTCAAATCCGAATAGATGCACTCTGAATCGCCTGTTTCAGGTTTGAACTGATCTTTTCTGATCATAGGAGGCGTGGCTCTCCTTAGGTTGTAATAAATGGTGTCCTCCACGACAATATTCAGGTTTACATTCTCCAGGGAATGACACCGTCCATCCTCATCCTTACCTTCATCTCCCAAAGCCTCCTTGCTGTTGAAGAGATAAGGTTTGACAAGAGATAGTCgctttacattttgtacagaggTGTCATTGATAGTAGAGTAGTGGTTGTCAGACTCGTCCTCTGTGTCAGCAGTAACATCTGCAAGACTGTTGACAGGAGAACCAGAGGACCAGTTGCTTGTGGTTGGGAGGATAATAGGAGACTGGTCAGATAATGATCTTCTGTGGACACTGAATGGCTGGACGGATGACATCCTCTCCACAGAGCACTGCTTCAATATAGCCTGGAAGATCTGGGGACCATGCCTGCTCAGGAAGATGAACACTCCTTCTCCTGACTCACAGCGACGGCCTGCTTCAATGCTGAATCCACCCTGCAATCACATTGATACACatcttaaagaaatagtttgacatttcgggAAGTGctctcatttgctttcttgagcaatgagctttagaggtgctggtaggtatattttgttgcctttgacagagccaggctagctgtttccagtctttgtgctaagctaagctaaccatctgttggctgtagcttcatatttaccgtacagacagaaggagagtatctcatctaactctcagcaaaaaaaaaagccaataagCGATtggactattcctttaaagataTGTGAATGATCTGGGCTGAATGTCAGGTTTATCATGACTATGGTGATGCATTTTGAATTCACTATTGTATCCTTTCAGATTTTGGGGAAATTCATTCAAGTACTTTACCTCAACCTGTCCAAATTTGCGTAAGAGCCTGTACGGCCAGCTATAGATGGTGTGACCAGTATTGATGGCCAGCAGTATCACAGCCTCCTTTTCTGAGGAGACCAGATACTCCCCAGACAATTGGCACCTCCTGGATGCCTCTGTACTGTGGATAGTCACTTGGTACTGGTTTGGAGGAAGGGTCAGATCTAAACACAAGAAGGCATGAAAATACTTGTCACCTAAAACATCACAGTTAGAGCAGCGTGACCACACATGACAGTACTAGATTTTCCATTTGAGGGAATAAATGTACACCAACTTCATTCTCATACAGTAAAAAGTCTGATTTAAAACTGCTTGCTTTCTACTAATCTCTCCATGTGACTGGGCTGCCTGGACTTTTCAGTAGAAGTGTAATTCattaggaaataaaaagaaatacatttgtgtaAGCCAGAGCTTGCTGACGCTAATACATTCTGGCATCTATGTTTGAATACATTAGTGGCTGCTGCTCACGCATATTCAAGGTTTCTGCTgattcaaggtttttttttctgaatttatGATGCTAGGACATCTAAACCTCACTGCTAGCTTTTCCTGGTCTTTTTCCTGTATTATAATACATTCACCAAATGACTCTTACAACCTTATTAAACGATAATCCCAGTTTCTTACAACTTGAGTCTAATGTTTGTAGTTTGGGATATTATTCCTATCAGTTGTGACAACATTGTACTCAACAGATTAATTCTTGATATAGGAGATTATTGGAGTGGCGAGTGGGGCAAaaccttatttttcactttgtaaAAAAGCAAGGCCTTCCCCAGGgttaataatgttttcttttaaccctTCTCTTGACTTGtacagaaacagaacatttgaTTTCTGTATTTGGCAAAGAGCACATTTGTGAAACATGGTGCAAGTTGTCTTTTTGATGCAGCCATTTATGTAACTATTAACTATATTGCAAAGGAAGGCTGGATTTAAATTAAGGACAAGAAAAAAGCAATTTAGGACAAAGGGATAAAACACCCTCCCATGACTACCCCACCTTTAGCCAAAAGAAAAATTACAATGCCCTCCTCCTTTTCTGACCCTTCCCCACTAATAATTTTACACTACAGTACAGTCCCATGTTTCCAAATCTCAACAATTACCTTGGTCAGTAAAATGTTATAATATTTATAGCAAAGATGGGGAACACTATGGAAATAAGACCAGAGTGCTGAAATAAAACCAAGTAATCCTTTAAGTTAACCACCTggtgagagagaagacaagCGTTTATGCTGCTTTCTGATGGGAACTACTTCGGCTGGCACTAAACTAAACTGAATGATATTCTTGATCGCTTGTTGACTGATCAGCTGTCGTCTGCAGACTGACGTGCAATACCTGTTTTCCAAGATGAGTAAAGGTCATTATCCTCCATGGTCAAGCCATTTCCTCTCTCGAAACCCCCTTTGTCTGACTCTCCAGGATCCTTCTGTAAACACAGTGGCATAGTAAACATGACATGGAGTGTACACCAACCCTTTATCACTGTTTTATGACTTCAAAGAGGTAAGATGCAAGAAAGAACATGACTTGTGCAAGCATGAGAATTAGAGAAGTGAAGTGGCAGAAGAACTTCCTCATTGTGCTATCTATCTCTGATCGTGAGTACAGTTTATCCCCACAGTTCACTGATGATAACACTACTACtgatataaaaagaaaaggggaaagtTGCAATGGTCAAGAGGAGCGGTGTGTGATACCTGGAATGCTAGGAGGCTGAGGGCACTTAGCCAGTCCTGGCTTATCGTGGAGGCCAGGGTGTAGTTGTATTGAGTGGTGTTTAAGTAGAAGGCTGTGCACCCAGGAGGGCAAGACTCCTTTGGAGCAGGGGTGACACTGAGGCAGTCACTTAGACGCACCACTTTTCTGTCTGGTGTTTTCTGCCTGCCGACCTTCCTATGGTCAGTAACTGCATTGTTGTCAAGCACAGTGTAGAGCTCCAACCGCCCGACCCCTGTGGAGCTGGGTTTAAAAAGCACCATCCGAAATTTCCGCCATGTTCTCTGTTGTAGATGACAGAGGGCGAAATGGAAAAAGGGACAGTTAATAAGTGGCTTCTCTGGCACAGTTCTTCAGTGGTTTCGATCtcatgttattatgttatattat
It encodes:
- the atoh1b gene encoding protein atonal homolog 1b, which gives rise to MTAKAELSSWTEYPEDFNLLQQRSLTHINSKTWISSNSLHAFSGRDAHGAADAGLSLEKLVPMSKLPDCVSAACITEPDSDKAAEGGRVSHFAPQKHRRVAANARERRRMHGLNKAFDELRSVIPSLENERKLSKYDTLQMAQIYITELSELLAGVVHPECRSPRPGSADKTSRRNLIHSLLPAVTAQQQTPLPGEHLIILGSTSDLGSNISTTSSNSSDGESSHLSDMEESQTGRQ
- the dok3 gene encoding docking protein 3, with protein sequence MDVIFKEGTVYLQGVKFGKRTWRKFRMVLFKPSSTGVGRLELYTVLDNNAVTDHRKVGRQKTPDRKVVRLSDCLSVTPAPKESCPPGCTAFYLNTTQYNYTLASTISQDWLSALSLLAFQKDPGESDKGGFERGNGLTMEDNDLYSSWKTDLTLPPNQYQVTIHSTEASRRCQLSGEYLVSSEKEAVILLAINTGHTIYSWPYRLLRKFGQVEGGFSIEAGRRCESGEGVFIFLSRHGPQIFQAILKQCSVERMSSVQPFSVHRRSLSDQSPIILPTTSNWSSGSPVNSLADVTADTEDESDNHYSTINDTSVQNVKRLSLVKPYLFNSKEALGDEGKDEDGRCHSLENVNLNIVVEDTIYYNLRRATPPMIRKDQFKPETGDSECIYSDLKIPFSSPLPQPVLQPPPCPLPQSVASVPPKPRYQRQPPAINYIQPGYNAQAQAQAVDDMKEMEEAVSSSSHVSPTEAPGSFKHRLAEIISKDLAKFQPPLPSGAGSPTFFQ